One part of the Desulfonema ishimotonii genome encodes these proteins:
- a CDS encoding RHS repeat domain-containing protein gives MPDSDLLEKVTSGGLVTEYGYETHRNLKTQVRNTWAPPPANETVLSQYDYRYDELGRRESVENSGTAFINGEKSVFHNIHAYNDRNELTGSERKAGTVAAPAAVVDAEGRLYEYDPIGNRINSAGGTDPQVTYARNAVNQYTALTGGVNASPAYDDDGNMTACDGATYTWNAENRLIAAETADKRITFLYDYMGRRVQKKVYSGTPGSWNASPDETRVFVYDGWNLIRETVSGTASGETYYVWGFDLSQSMQGAGGIGGLLCSVSGGEVRQYTYDANGNVGQLVNEDGVIVTRYEYDPFGNEIVAEGAGAQGNPFRFSTKYHDVETGLYYYGFRYYHTELGRWISRDPIEEKGGINLYLFVENNSINLIDINGLIPNLFEWLKDLIIDKEKQKIEKERADERRKLKEYAQEMLRNKEIKKSIRSLIKKSKISPGGDGFEHTAFCYKNIYDPEDICCVYAKAEMFSNKRETAYEIKEPGPCKCKQDSKNYQFYISMHTHENNESFPIPSGADLMPEALGGLSRPLMVIAMQGNVAIAMEGKHTMQIFKFYTDDKGRTYE, from the coding sequence GTGCCGGACTCCGATCTGCTGGAAAAAGTCACGTCCGGCGGTCTGGTGACAGAATACGGCTATGAGACGCACCGGAACCTGAAGACACAGGTAAGGAACACATGGGCGCCGCCCCCGGCAAACGAAACCGTGCTCTCGCAGTATGATTACAGATATGATGAGCTCGGACGCCGGGAATCCGTTGAGAACAGCGGAACCGCGTTCATAAATGGTGAAAAAAGCGTTTTCCACAATATCCATGCCTACAACGACCGGAACGAGCTGACCGGCTCGGAACGGAAAGCGGGAACCGTGGCAGCGCCCGCCGCGGTGGTGGATGCCGAGGGTCGGCTGTACGAATATGATCCCATCGGCAACCGGATTAATTCCGCCGGGGGGACCGACCCGCAGGTGACATACGCCCGGAATGCGGTGAATCAGTACACCGCCCTGACCGGCGGCGTGAACGCTTCCCCGGCCTATGACGATGACGGCAACATGACCGCCTGTGACGGGGCAACGTATACGTGGAATGCCGAAAACCGGCTGATCGCCGCAGAGACAGCGGATAAGAGGATCACGTTCCTGTATGATTACATGGGCCGCCGGGTGCAGAAAAAGGTTTACAGCGGAACTCCGGGCAGTTGGAACGCATCACCGGATGAGACCCGCGTGTTTGTCTATGACGGATGGAACCTGATCCGGGAGACAGTCAGCGGGACTGCGAGCGGTGAGACGTATTATGTGTGGGGCTTTGATCTGAGCCAGTCCATGCAGGGTGCGGGCGGCATCGGCGGGCTGCTGTGCAGTGTGTCCGGGGGAGAGGTGCGCCAATACACATACGACGCCAACGGCAACGTGGGCCAGCTTGTTAATGAGGACGGCGTGATTGTTACGCGTTATGAGTATGATCCCTTCGGCAATGAGATTGTGGCTGAGGGAGCCGGAGCGCAGGGGAACCCGTTCCGGTTTTCCACGAAGTATCATGATGTGGAGACGGGGCTGTATTACTACGGGTTCAGGTATTATCACACTGAGCTGGGGCGGTGGATCAGTCGGGATCCGATTGAAGAAAAAGGTGGAATTAATTTATATTTATTCGTCGAAAATAACTCCATTAACTTGATAGACATAAATGGCTTGATACCTAATCTTTTTGAATGGTTAAAAGACTTAATAATTGATAAAGAAAAGCAAAAAATTGAAAAAGAAAGGGCAGATGAAAGGCGAAAATTAAAAGAATATGCACAAGAGATGCTAAGAAATAAAGAAATAAAAAAATCAATACGTTCACTTATAAAAAAATCAAAAATATCTCCGGGAGGCGATGGTTTTGAGCATACTGCATTTTGTTATAAAAATATATATGATCCTGAAGATATATGCTGTGTATATGCAAAAGCAGAAATGTTTAGTAACAAGAGAGAAACTGCTTATGAGATTAAAGAACCGGGGCCTTGTAAATGTAAACAAGATTCAAAAAATTATCAATTTTATATATCAATGCATACTCATGAAAATAATGAAAGTTTTCCAATTCCAAGCGGGGCAGACTTGATGCCAGAAGCTTTAGGAGGCCTTTCCAGACCTCTTATGGTTATTGCTATGCAAGGTAATGTCGCAATAGCAATGGAAGGAAAACACACTATGCAGATATTTAAATTTTATACGGATGATAAAGGGAGAACATACGAATAA
- a CDS encoding zf-HC2 domain-containing protein, with protein sequence MKPCPEYRKILWLDVYGELASRDRLRWEHHLETCPACREERAKTLRLIYSARQTAPAPEIPARQTEAMTRSIMAALDRQTKKSGWLNRPARLIPSLVAACLIMVVAGTIGWFGTAKSPFFHTGSQTISRLSPDEKLLLKDFEVISNLELLEEFEALEKLVEAVDPAEYGVLSPGKINVAGAERRDRNDAHA encoded by the coding sequence ATGAAACCATGTCCCGAATATCGGAAAATATTGTGGCTGGATGTTTACGGGGAACTGGCCTCCCGCGATCGGCTCCGATGGGAACATCATCTGGAGACATGCCCGGCCTGCCGGGAAGAGCGGGCGAAAACGCTCCGTCTGATCTACAGCGCCCGGCAGACGGCCCCGGCTCCTGAGATCCCTGCACGGCAGACTGAGGCCATGACCCGCTCCATCATGGCGGCGCTGGACCGGCAGACGAAAAAGAGCGGCTGGCTGAATCGCCCGGCCCGCCTCATACCGTCCCTGGTGGCCGCATGTCTGATTATGGTTGTCGCCGGGACAATCGGCTGGTTCGGCACTGCGAAATCCCCTTTTTTTCATACGGGGAGCCAGACGATTTCCAGACTCAGCCCGGATGAAAAATTGCTGCTGAAAGACTTTGAGGTCATCAGCAACCTGGAACTGCTGGAGGAATTTGAGGCCCTGGAAAAACTGGTGGAGGCCGTGGACCCGGCGGAATACGGCGTTCTTTCCCCAGGGAAAATCAACGTGGCCGGGGCGGAACGGAGAGATCGGAATGACGCGCATGCATAA
- a CDS encoding RNA polymerase sigma factor, whose amino-acid sequence MIYFAANTDRAEKKGKSGPAAPSSPIPEDETLIRRIREGDRHATEELIRRYQPRTYAITFHMCGGNREEAWDLTQEAFLKALKSIGKFSGKSSFYTWFYRIVVNTCLDARRRKTRWNRLFRPWRSGNHNGEKGDVIEDFPDREEKSPLAALSGKQFGEEVRQAVDTLSEKQRLVFQLKVLHGMTISEIAQVMHSAEGTVKSHLFRATKSLRKKLKDWENI is encoded by the coding sequence GTGATCTATTTTGCGGCGAATACAGACCGGGCTGAAAAAAAGGGGAAGAGCGGGCCTGCGGCCCCCTCTTCTCCGATTCCCGAAGATGAAACGCTGATCCGGCGAATCCGGGAGGGGGACCGTCACGCAACGGAAGAACTGATCCGCCGCTATCAGCCCAGAACCTACGCCATCACATTTCACATGTGCGGCGGAAACCGGGAGGAAGCCTGGGATCTGACGCAGGAGGCATTTTTAAAGGCCCTGAAATCCATCGGTAAATTCAGCGGCAAATCGTCATTTTATACCTGGTTTTACCGCATCGTGGTCAACACCTGCCTGGATGCCCGGCGGCGCAAAACCCGGTGGAACCGGCTGTTCCGCCCCTGGCGTTCCGGGAACCACAATGGGGAAAAAGGGGATGTCATAGAAGACTTCCCGGACCGGGAGGAAAAAAGTCCTCTGGCAGCCCTGAGCGGCAAGCAGTTCGGCGAAGAGGTCCGGCAGGCGGTTGATACGCTTTCAGAAAAGCAGCGGCTGGTGTTTCAGCTGAAAGTGCTTCACGGCATGACGATTTCCGAAATTGCCCAGGTGATGCACAGCGCGGAGGGAACCGTAAAAAGCCATCTCTTCCGGGCGACAAAATCCCTGAGAAAAAAACTGAAAGACTGGGAAAATATTTAA